Proteins co-encoded in one Paraburkholderia edwinii genomic window:
- a CDS encoding manganese catalase family protein, translated as MFMHNRLLQYTVRVGTTNPGLANLMLEQFGGPQGELAAAMRYFTQAVAEEDPGRKDMLYDIATEELSHLEIIGSIVAMLNRGAKGELAEAVDEQAELYRKLNAAGNDSHVTQLLHGGGPALTNSGGVPWTAAYIDTIGEPTADLRSNIAAEARAKILYERLINVTDDPGIRDALGFLMTREVSHQKSFEKALYAISPNFPSGKLAPMPEFASTYFKMSHGGEVVGAPWNSGTGLVMKDGEPAVDGGDGNAWVNLDAKEEASLSAMTARLQSDQDSDPMTGAELGSAEAVSDDLK; from the coding sequence ATGTTCATGCACAACAGGCTGCTGCAGTACACGGTGCGAGTAGGCACGACCAATCCCGGTCTCGCAAATCTGATGCTCGAGCAGTTCGGCGGTCCGCAGGGCGAGCTTGCCGCCGCGATGCGCTACTTCACCCAGGCGGTAGCCGAGGAAGATCCGGGCCGCAAGGACATGCTTTACGACATCGCGACGGAGGAGCTCAGTCACCTGGAAATCATCGGCTCGATCGTGGCGATGCTCAACCGCGGCGCGAAAGGCGAGCTCGCCGAAGCGGTGGACGAGCAGGCAGAGCTGTACCGAAAGCTGAATGCCGCCGGCAACGATAGCCACGTCACCCAGCTCCTGCACGGTGGTGGCCCCGCGTTGACCAATTCAGGAGGCGTGCCGTGGACGGCCGCCTACATCGACACGATCGGTGAGCCGACCGCCGATCTGCGCTCGAACATCGCGGCAGAGGCTCGCGCGAAAATTCTCTATGAGCGACTGATCAACGTCACAGACGATCCGGGTATCCGCGATGCGCTGGGCTTTCTGATGACGCGCGAAGTTTCGCACCAGAAATCGTTCGAAAAAGCGCTGTATGCGATATCGCCCAATTTCCCGTCGGGCAAGCTGGCACCGATGCCCGAATTCGCGAGTACCTACTTCAAGATGTCGCACGGCGGTGAGGTGGTTGGAGCGCCCTGGAACAGCGGCACCGGGCTCGTGATGAAGGATGGCGAACCCGCGGTGGATGGCGGGGACGGTAACGCCTGGGTCAACCTCGATGCCAAAGAGGAAGCATCACTGTCGGCCATGACGGCGCGTCTTCAGTCGGATCAGGACAGTGACCCGATGACCGGCGCGGAACTCGGAAGTGCAGAGGCAGTTTCCGATGACCTGAAGTGA
- a CDS encoding transposase — protein sequence MTEKSDLRSRLVVGERRDGRREFDEDAVRDLVTLSLRPGVSVARTAMDHDVNPNQLRWWITCDAATGCARVWRSWPF from the coding sequence ATGACAGAGAAATCGGACCTGCGAAGCAGACTGGTGGTTGGGGAACGACGGGATGGTCGGCGGGAATTTGACGAAGACGCGGTGCGCGACCTGGTGACACTGAGTCTGAGGCCCGGCGTATCGGTCGCGCGCACGGCCATGGATCACGACGTCAATCCCAACCAGTTGCGCTGGTGGATTACATGCGATGCAGCAACAGGTTGCGCGCGCGTCTGGAGATCCTGGCCCTTCTGA
- a CDS encoding type II toxin-antitoxin system HicB family antitoxin, with product MQYPLYVHRTGDTSFRASFPDFPRAVAHGESMYELKTEAKQAVELMYDRSEQLIPAPTCSTSELQAHEMDDGEGIWMFVDINLARVTSQAVGIQVNLLDTLLQQVDLVARERHMTRSAFITLAVAHELAARYEGQLSCLPVSQRSFVTDAIHGTAPPEN from the coding sequence GCTTTCGCGCCAGTTTCCCCGATTTCCCCCGTGCCGTTGCGCACGGTGAGTCAATGTACGAATTAAAGACCGAGGCGAAGCAGGCCGTCGAACTGATGTATGACCGTAGCGAACAGCTCATACCCGCTCCGACGTGCAGTACGTCAGAGTTGCAGGCGCACGAGATGGACGACGGGGAAGGAATCTGGATGTTTGTCGACATCAATCTTGCACGGGTTACCTCGCAAGCCGTTGGCATTCAGGTCAACCTGCTCGACACTCTGCTGCAGCAGGTCGATCTGGTAGCCAGAGAACGTCACATGACGCGCTCCGCGTTTATCACGCTGGCCGTTGCACACGAACTTGCGGCCCGGTACGAAGGCCAATTGTCCTGCCTGCCGGTTTCTCAACGAAGTTTCGTGACGGACGCCATCCACGGCACGGCACCACCAGAAAACTAG